The Oncorhynchus kisutch isolate 150728-3 linkage group LG10, Okis_V2, whole genome shotgun sequence region taggacaacaatcagtcgtatattgcacaaatctggcctttatggaagagtggcaagaagaaagccatttcttaaagagatccataaaaagtgtcgtttaaagtttgccacaagccacctgggagacacaccaaacatgtggaagaaggtgctctggtcagatgaaaccaaaattgaactttttatcaaaaatgcaaaacgttatgtttggcgtaaaagcaacacagctcatcaccctgaacacaccatccccactgtcaaacatggtggtggcagcatcatggtttgggcctgcttttcttcagcagggacagggaagatggttaaaattgatgggaagatggatggagccaaatacaggaccattctggaagaaaacctgatggagtctgcaaaagacctgagactgggacggagatttgttttccaacaagacaatgatccaaaacataaagcaaaatctacaatggaatggttcaaaaataaacatatccaggtgttagaatggccaagtcaaagtccagacctgaatccaatcgagaatctgtggaaagaactgaaaactgctgttcacaaatgctctccatccaacctcactgagctcgagttgttttgcaaggaggaatgggaaaaaatgtcagtctctcgatgtgcaaaactgatagagacataccccaagcgacttacagctgtaatcgcagcaaaaggtggcgctacaaagtattaacttaagggggctgaataattttgcacgcccaatttttcagtttttgatttgttaaaaaagtttgaaatatccaataaatgtcgttccacttcatgattgtgtcccacttgttgttgattcttcacaaaaaaatagttttatatctttgtttgaagcctgaaatgtggcaaaaggtcgcaaagttcaagggggccgaatactttcgcaaggcactgtatatggtttaTTACTGAACGTTATTAGTATTAGTGTTTGTTATCCAATAGGTTTTTTGATACACAGCATTAACCTCTAATACCCTTTCCTAGCCATTGAATCTCCATGGTCCCCCTAAGCCACAAAATATAACCTATTACTTTCAATTAAATATTACTATTAAAACATTTGAGTAAGTAAGCGATATCATTTACATTGATGCTAAACACCCTTCAGTTATCTATGCATGCATTTGATATCATTATCAGTTAACCTGGACCTGAAGTTATTTTCTCCAACTATGGAACTACTTTGAGCAGAAGGACACAACGACACTGAGCGTACCTTAAGTGTATCAGCATCACTGGTGGAGCCCTTCACGATACCCAGCTGTTTGAGTTGGCGTCCCAGCAGAGCCAACATGGTGCTGTAGATGTGGTCCAGACTGACTCCTGGggagcacagagacagacaggccttCTGCACCTCCAACACCCCCCCATACAACTCTGCCTGGGCAGGGCTGAACCTGGGCTCACCATGCAAGAGAGGGGTAGAAAAGGAGACTTCAttaaaaggagggagagagaggagagaaggagcaaACATCCAAAATGGTATCTCTGTTGATGCAACTTACTTTCCGTTCACCGGCCAGGTGCGAGTAATATCACTGACATAagaaaagtattcacaccctccATCAAGTAGCACCATCTCCCCATTCTTAGAGAAAGAAAAGACAAGGAATTAGGCAAAGTCTTATTTGTCTGGACACAGACAGAGTTACTGGTAGATGTAGTATGTGCCATCGTGGCAATGCTGGGGTGTTAAGAATTCTAAATATTCTGACCTCAGAATTATGGGCCCACATTCAGCAGCAACATTGCATATGTCCCTTCACCTTGACAATCTGGTTGTTGTTTATGTAATGAAGTGTATTGGCTCGGTTTCCACCAGCAACCACAGGAGGATAGGCCAAGAAATTGGCTCCGTGGGCACGGCACTCAAAATCAAACTGGGATTGAGAAAGAGATTCACATTAACATTTCATCATTATCGTTGCTACCATAGGTGTTAAAccatattttcaatgacaacaCACCCTAATTATAAAGTGTCTAAAGACCTGTAACTCACCTTAGCATACAGTAGAGCTTCATCAATATCCCCTTGAGACATACTCATAGTCTTTTTGAATGCCTGAAAGAGGGGATGCAGAGAGTTTGAACAGTTGAGAGTGCTTCACTCATGGCGTGTGTGAGGTGACTCACCTGTGCTGTGATGCGACCAGCCTCCTTCATGAGAGCCACCTCGGCTGGGCTCTTGAGGGCCCTGAGGGAGTGTGTAAGGGGTCTGAGAGAGCGCACTATGGGCCCCCCTTCCAGCAGAGGCCGAACATGGGTTTGGTGGAGCCCAGGGTGGCAGGGCTTGGAGCCATCATACCACACAGTGCTacctgagagagaggaaacagagtaAAATTGTTAGTGATATAGTTTGTCTAATTTCTTTACATCACTTTGAAATGGTTCAAACAGTTGCATTTGTTTCGGAATTAAAATTTGATCCACAATTTGGAGCTACGTTACTCAGGCTTCTAATCCCTAATCTTTCATCCAAAGAGTAACATTTACTCTAAAATATGTATGTTCGAATGACTTTCCCCTAGTTACCCCCGACCTTTAAGGCTTTTGAGTACAAGTCCCAACTCTTCTGTGCAATGGACCCTCTCGACCCCGGTCAACGCTGCCGCCCCATCCTTCCCTGACCTGGGCCCGTCCCACAGCTCCCTGGCCGGGTCCCTGCGGGGTACAAAGAGGATGGCCTGGTCCGGGCGGCCAGTACCACATAGAACCAGGGCGCTGTCTGGTTCAAGGATGCCTGTGAGGTAGAGGAAGTCCTGGTTCTGGTGGAAGGGGTAGGGGATGTCATTGGTCATGTAGCAGATTGGGTGGGACAGGACAATGACGAGGTGTTTGTTGGACGAAGCAGTGGGTCCCAGCCGATCTGCCTGAACCTCGATGAGAGAGGCCAGTCTTTGCCGACGGAGATCAAACTCTGTTTGGGTTAAGCCAGGGGTCACCTCACCTGTGACAGAGAGCAAGAAGGGGAAGAAGAAGTTATAAACCCACCATTCAAAACTCCCTGAAGCGACTGTACTACACAACAGTATGCATACCCATAGTTTGCTGTTGTGAATAAGATAACAATGAGCTTTGATATCGGGTAAATTATGTAGAGTTACTGATTGGCAGAAATGGGACATAGCTGTATGCCCATGAGTACATTCACCATTTTTTATGAGGTGTGGATGAGTGAAGGGGCTTAGCTGGCCGAGGTATCTTGGTGGAACCTTCCGTGGTTTCCACCCTCCTGGTATAACGGAGACATTCCGGCATGGGCACCACAGATGACCTGCAGAGAGGTTACCAATGAGGGAAaagtttgcaaataaattcagttATTTTTCACCTAGG contains the following coding sequences:
- the LOC109898527 gene encoding xaa-Pro aminopeptidase 3 isoform X2; protein product: MLPSLNILTRSITQLVSHSKFWSQCHLWCPCRNVSVIPGGWKPRKVPPRYLGQLSPFTHPHLIKNGEVTPGLTQTEFDLRRQRLASLIEVQADRLGPTASSNKHLVIVLSHPICYMTNDIPYPFHQNQDFLYLTGILEPDSALVLCGTGRPDQAILFVPRRDPARELWDGPRSGKDGAAALTGVERVHCTEELGLVLKSLKGSTVWYDGSKPCHPGLHQTHVRPLLEGGPIVRSLRPLTHSLRALKSPAEVALMKEAGRITAQNGEMVLLDGGCEYFSYVSDITRTWPVNGKFSPAQAELYGGVLEVQKACLSLCSPGVSLDHIYSTMLALLGRQLKQLGIVKGSTSDADTLKAARRYCPHHVGHYLGMDVHDTPELSRSQPLQPGMAITIEPGLYICEDDDQVPERFRGLGVRIEDDVVIQDEINPLILSSDTPKTIADVERACAQS
- the LOC109898527 gene encoding xaa-Pro aminopeptidase 3 isoform X1; this translates as MLPSLNILTRSITQLVSHSKFWSQCHLWCPCRNVSVIPGGWKPRKVPPRYLGQLSPFTHPHLIKNGEVTPGLTQTEFDLRRQRLASLIEVQADRLGPTASSNKHLVIVLSHPICYMTNDIPYPFHQNQDFLYLTGILEPDSALVLCGTGRPDQAILFVPRRDPARELWDGPRSGKDGAAALTGVERVHCTEELGLVLKSLKGSTVWYDGSKPCHPGLHQTHVRPLLEGGPIVRSLRPLTHSLRALKSPAEVALMKEAGRITAQAFKKTMSMSQGDIDEALLYAKFDFECRAHGANFLAYPPVVAGGNRANTLHYINNNQIVKNGEMVLLDGGCEYFSYVSDITRTWPVNGKFSPAQAELYGGVLEVQKACLSLCSPGVSLDHIYSTMLALLGRQLKQLGIVKGSTSDADTLKAARRYCPHHVGHYLGMDVHDTPELSRSQPLQPGMAITIEPGLYICEDDDQVPERFRGLGVRIEDDVVIQDEINPLILSSDTPKTIADVERACAQS